A segment of the Tsukamurella tyrosinosolvens genome:
GTGGCTGGCGCCGAAGGTCGCCGCCGCCCTCGGCGAGCGGGCCGGCTCCATCGCCGCCGTGCTGGTCTACGGCGCCCTGCTGGTGGTCGCCGCCATCGGGCACGAGAACGTCGCGGTCGTGGTCACCGTCGTCGTACTCTCGGGCATCCCGTCGGGCGTGCTGAACACACTGTTCACCGGCACCGCGATGTCGATCGCGGACGCGCCGCGCCCCGTCGCGAGCGCCGGCTACAACTTCCTGCGCTGGGCGGGCGGCGCCCTCGCCGCTACGTTCGTCGCGCACTTCGCGAACTGGTTCGGCAGCCCCGCCGCCCCGTTCTACATCGGCGCGATCGCCTGCGTCGTCGCCGCCGTCATCCTGACCCAGGTGCGCGGCCGGGGCGCCGACTCCCGCGAGGTGCCCGCCGAGGCCGCCCTCGTCGGCGACGCGGAGTTCTGAGCAGCGGAACCATCCACGAAAACCCCGGCGAATCCCCAGGATTCGGCCGGGGTTCTCGCGTTCGGGCGAAGCTGTTCGGTACCGTGGCGCCATGACCGACACGCCTCTCGCCCTCGTGACCGGCGCCTCCCGCGGGCTCGGCACGCACATCGCGCGCGGGCTCGGCGCCTCGCACCGCCTGCTGCTGGGCGGTCGCCCCTCCCCCGCCCTCGACGCGCTCGTCGCCGAGTTCGACGGTGCCGCCGCCTTTCCGGCGGATCTCACCGATCACGCCACGGTCCGGGAGCTCACCGCACCCATCGACCGGCTCGACGTGCTCGTGCACAACGCCGGCATCGGCCGGATCGGCTCCATCGAGGACACGCCCGCGGCGGACTGGCGGGAGATGTTCGAGGTCAACCTGCTCGCGGTCGTCGAGCTCACCCGTGCGCTCCTGCCCGCGCTGCGGACCGCCGGCGGCCACGTGGTGCTGCTCAATTCCGGCGCCGGCAAGCGCGCGAACCCCGGGTGGTCGGCATACGCCGCCAGCAAGTTCGGGCTCACCGCGTTCGCCGAGGCTCTGCGGGCGGAGGAGCCCGCGCTGCGGGTGACGAGCGTCTTCCCCGGCCGGATCGACACCGAGATGCAGCAGGGGATCTTCGCCGCCGAGGGCCGCGAGTACGCCACCGACGGCCTGCTCCGCCCGGAGACGGTCGCGCGCGCGGTCGTCCAGGCGGTCACCACTCCCGGAGACGCGCACCCCACGGAGATCGTTCTCCGGCCCCGCTGATCAGCGGACCAGGTACCGCCCCGTGCACACACGGGTCCAGTTGTCGTGCCACGGCACCGGCCCGGGGCCGTCGGCGACGTGCACCAGCACGCGGAACTCGACGTCCCCCGGTCCCGTGGCCGCCCGGAAGAACGCGGCGTTGACGCCCTCGCCCGCGACGTGCCCCGTCGCGCCCGTGCGCAGGTTGCGCCAGTCCAGAGTGCCCGTCGCCTTGAAGGTGATGCCCGCCCAGAGCGGCCCGAAGTCCGCCCTCCCCGTGACGCCGACCCGGCCCGGGCCGTCGGCGGTGATCGTGGAGATGAGGCCGGGAACCCGGCAGAGGTTGTCGGGCGCGGGTCCCGGGCCGGGCGCCGCCCCGGCGACACCCGCGCCGGCCGCGACAGTCACGGCGACGACGGCGACCGCCGCCGTGCCCCGCACGATCGAGCGGATACTGGTGTGCTGCATGAGAACTCCTCGGGTGCGTGATCGGATCGGTCCCCCACCCGTGGCTTCAGTGCGACCGCGCTGTCCGCACGGCTGACGTTAGAACCGCGGCCCCGGAAGCGCAACGATCCGGGGTTGTCCATGCCGGGACGGTCGGCATAGAGTCGAACGTGTGAGCAGCGAGTTGTGGGCCGGCGTCGACGACTACCTCGAGCGGACGGTGGCCGTCGACGCGGCGGCGTTCGAGCCGATCCGCGCCGCGCAGGCCGAGGGCGGCCTGCCGGACATCGCCGTCTCCGCCACCCAGGGCAAATTCCTCTACCTGCTCGCGTCCATCGCGCGCGCCGACCGGGTCCTCGAGATCGGCACCCTCGGCGGCTACAGCACCGCGTGGCTCGCGCGCGCCGTCGGGCCGTCGGGATCGGTGGTCACCCTGGAGTTCGCGCCCGAGCACGCCGCGGTCGCGCGGGCCAGCCTCGACGCAGCGGGGATCGGTGACCGGGTGGACATCAAGGTCGGGGCCGCGCTCGACACGCTGCCCTTCCTCGAGGGCCCGTTCGACCTCGTCTTCATCGACGCCGACAAGGCGAACAACCGCGCCTACCTGGATTGGGCTCTGCGGCTGAGCGTTCCGGGCACCGTCATCGTGCTCGACAACGTGGTGCGCCGCCTGCACGACGAGGGCCCCGACGCCGACGGCATCCGCGGCGCCCTCGAGCGCCTGGGCTCCGACCCTCGGCTGGACTCCACGGCGCTGCAGACCGTCGGGATCAAGGGCTGGGACGGCCTGGCCATCGCCGTCGTCCGCTGATCAGGCCCCGTACGAGGGCAGGGTGATCGGGGACTTGTAGAGCGAGTTCACGCGCTCCCCCGCCAGCCACTCCTGTAGCCGCGCGGCCTCCGCGTCGAGCGCCTTGCGCGCCTCGCGGGGCGTGCCGGGGGCGAGAACCAGGCCGACGGCGCCCTCGTCGTCCTGGACGTAGGCCCCGATGACGCGGCCGTTCCACCACGCCGTGGTCCCGGCGTTGCCGGCGCTGTCGTAGATCGCGGTGGCGAAGCCGGGATCGAGATAGAAGGTGCGCTCCTTCCAGCCCATCGGCGTGGGATCGAGCGCGGGGAGGAGTGCCGCCCAGGGCTCCACGGGGTCCTCCGGGTCCACGTCGTTGGGCAGCACCCAGCCGGTTCCGTCGCGCTCCAATCGCACCTGGACCGCGCCGATCTCGGCGAGTGCGGCGCGGATCGCGGTCTTGGTAGCGCCGAACCACCACACCACGTCGGTCTCCGTGGCCGGGCCGAAGGCACGCAGGTACTCGCGTACCAGAATCGCGTAGGCCTCCCCCGGATCGACGCGCTCGGCCGGCTCGCCGAGCCACTCGTCGGCGCGGGACCACTGGTTCCGGTTCACCCGCCAGTGGCTCTCATTGTGGGCGCGCACCAGCTCGCCCGATGCGCCGAGCCACGTGAGAACCCTGGGCGCCAGATGCATCTCGCCGCCGTACTTCTTGCCCTCGGACATCATCACCTTGCCGTCGAGCTCGGGCAGCCGCTCGCGGAGCCGCACGGCGCTGAGCTCGCAGCCGCGGAGGGCGTCGAGGACCGCGGCGCGCGCCTGCGCGAGCCAGGCCTCGCCGTCGTCGGCGATGCCGCCGCGGACCGCGTCCTTGGCGATCTTCGCGTGCTCCTGGGCCGCCACGCGATCCGACGGTCCGCTCAGCGCCGGGCCGTACAGCTCCCGCGGGAAGACGAACATGGTGCGGCGCATGGCGAGTTGCTTGACGAGGGAGCGCTCCACCCAGAGTTCGCGCTCGTACTCGTCACGGGCGAAGTCGTGCATCCGCGCGTGCACCGACAGGTACGGCGTCGCCGGCTCCGTGGCGTGCAGGACGCCGACGGCGCGCACCGCGTCCAGCACGGATTCGGTGCGATGCTGCGGCGCGAGGGCGTGGCGGCGGGCCATGCGCGCGCGGCGCTCCGCATCGTCGATCAGGCGCATCCGGCGCTCCCCTCATCCGAGGACTCCAGGCTAAGGCATCGTCGCCCCGTCGGAACCCTGTTCGAGCCTCTTGCTCTCTCTCGCACATCAGGGTAGACTTGCAGTAGCGAAGGGGGCGTCTCGTGATCGATTCCAGCACTGCGGCTGAATATCTCGCCGCGCTCGCCTCCTTCGAACAGGCCGCGGATCGCTTGACCTCGATGAACCCCGTCATGCTGTCCTCGCAGGAGGTCCTCGGCAGCCTCCGGCGCCTCGAGCGCGCCGCTCGCACGGTCCCCAGCAGCCAGCACTGGCTCACCGAGGTGGCCATCGAGCAGGACCTGCCGGCCCAGCTCGGCTACACGGGCGCGAAGGAACTCCTGGTCGATCAGTTGTGCCTGGCGGGCGCCGAGGCCCGGGACCGGATCCGCGGTGCCCGGTCGCGCGCGCCGCGGCAGGAACGCGGGTACTCCCCCGAGCCGCGCCTGCCGCTCGTCGCCGACGCCCAGCGCGCGGGCACGCTGTCCGACCGGCACGCCCTGGCGATCGAGAAGGCCTTCGACACCTGCTCCCCCAAGCTGTCCCATCCCGACCTGCACGATCTGGAGGACATGCTGGTCACCGCTGCCGTCGGCGGGTGCACCCCGGAGGACGTCGTACTCCTCGGCCGGCGCGCGTACGAGCTCCTCGATCCCGACGGTGCCGAGCCCTCCGCGGAGGACATCGCCCGCAAGCGCGAGTTGACCGTCGGCAAACAGGGTGACGACCTCCTGTCCGCGCTCGGCGGAGTGCTGTCGCCGGAGGCCCGCGCGCTGCTGGACACGGTGCTGGAGAAGCTCGCCCGGCCCGGTGTGAACAACCCGGAGGACGCTGAGCACCCTGTCGACATCGACGACACCGAGGCCGTCGCCGAAGCGGCGAAGCGGGACCGTCGGAGCGCCGTCCAGCGCAACCACGACGCGTTCGTCGCGGCACTCCGGATCGTGATCGGTTCGGGTGCGCTCGGGCAGCACCGCGGGATGCCGTGCGTCCCGATCATCACCCTGGGGATCGATCAGCTCGAGTCCGAGACCGGCATCGCCACCACCGCCACCGGCGGCCGGCTGCCCGTCGAGGACGCGCTCCGGATGATGGGCGCCAACCCCAAATATGTTCTGCTGCTCGACCTCGCGTCCCGTCCGCTGTACTTGGGCCGGGAGAAGCGCCTCGCGTCCGCGGATCAGCGGATCGCGCTGTACGGATCGGAGAAGGGCTGCAGTGCTCCGCGCTGCGACGCACCGGCCACGCGCTGCCAGGTCCATCACGTCACCGAGTGGCGGGACGGCGGGCGGACCGACATCAGCGTGCTCACGCTCGCGTGCGACGCCCACCACGGCAAGGCCGTGCCCAGCGGCGACGAGGTACGCCGCGGCTTCGAGACGATCACCCTGCCCGAGGGCGACGAGTACGCCGGCCGTACCGGGTGGCGCCGCACCGGAGATCCCGCCGGTGAGTACCACCCGAATCACACGCACCACGCGCAGGAGCTCTACCGGCTGGCGCAGGAGCACCACCGGCAACGGCACCAGCAGTACGCCGACGCGTGGCGCGCGCAGGACGAACGCGCCCTCTACCGGGACTTCGTGGGCACCATCCACGACGACATCGCCGCGATGCTGGACGGGCCGCACGGCCCGCCGCTGCTGGAGGACCTGCTCTCCGAACACGACGCCGACAACCATTGGCGCGAGGATCCGCCGTGGCCCGCGCACCAGACGCTGGATCGGCTGCACGCCATAGCGTGACGCGGCGACCTCTCCGTGCTCCGTCTCTCGTCGGAATGCCCCGGCCCCGAAGGGTTCCGACGACGACCGGCTATCGAATCAGCGCGCCGAGGTTGCGTGCGAGGCGATCCCGGCCCGGCCCGGACAGCTCGTCCAGCACGACGGTGCGGCCGCCCATGGCGAGCAGCAGCGCCTCAGCCGTGCCGTGGACATCGGGCCCGCGGCCGAAGGACCAGTCCAGGTCGTCGGCGACGAGGCGCACTCCCCTGCCCCGCACGGCACCGCGGACCGGCGGCGCCCACACGGCGAAGTTGAGTGCCGGACGGAGGCGATCAGCAGGGATCGCCCTCGGCAGGCTCAGTGGTCTACGGATGTCCTGCTGATGGATCATGCCGTCCAACAGCGAGATACGGCAGCCGAAGCCGGACGTCAGGCCCGTGGGCCGCAGGTGGGCCCGGAGCGCGTCCACGATCGCGTCCGTCGACAGGTCCGAGAGTTCCTCCAGCCGCGCGGCATTCGCGGCGCCGCCCGGGTTGGCGCGACCGGTCGCCATGCGTTGCACCAACTCCCGCCCCGTCAGCAGGTCGTACCCGATGTGGTGCAACACCACGTCGCGCACGCTCCACCCCGCGCACAGGGTCGGCGCGCGCCACTGCTCCTCGGTGAAGCCCTCCACCAGTTCCAGCAGGCTGCGCCGCTCCTCGGTCGCCAGGTCGGCCACGGATCCGATCACGGTCGCACCTCCTCCGGGAGCGGCAACTCCCCTGTTACGGAACGATGTTGACGAGCTTGCCGGACACCACGATCACCTTGCGAGGCGTGCCGTCGAGAAGCTCGGCGATCTTCGGGTCCGCCAACGCCGCGGCTTCGAGGGCCTCGTCGGAGGCGTCGGCGCCGACGGTGATCCGCGCACGCACCTTGCCCTTCACCTGCACGGGGATCTCGACGGTGTCCTGCACCAGCCACTGTCCCTCGGCGACCGGGAAGGGCCCGTGCGCGAGCGATTCGGCGTGGCCCAGCCGGCTCCACAGCTCCTCCGCGATGTGCGGAGCGACGGGCGCCAGCATCAGCGCCAACGGCTCCGCGAGGGCCCGCGGCGCGCCGCCGGGGTACTCCTTGGTGAGGTGGTTGGTCAGCTCGATCAGCTTGGCGATGGCGGTGTTGTCGCGCATCTCCGCGTAGTCCTCGCGGACTCCGGCGATCGTCTTGTGCAGCACGCGCATCGACGCGTCGGACGGGGTCTCGTCGGTGACGCGGACGGCGCCGGTCTCCTCGTCGATCACCGCACGCCACGCGCGCTGCAGGAAGCGCTGCGCACCGACCACGTCCTTGGTCGCCCACGCACGGTCCTGATCCAGCGGACCCATCGACATCTCGTAGACGCGCAGGGTGTCGGCGCCGTAGTCGCGGGCGATGTCGTCCGGGGCGACGGAGTTCTTCAGGGACTTGCCCATCTTGCCGTACTCGCGGTTCACCTCCTGCTCGCCCAGGAAGAACTTCCCGTCGCGCTCCACCACGCCCTCCGCCGGCACGTAGACGCCGCGCGAATCGGTATAGGCGAAGGCCTGGATCATGCCCTGGTTGAACAGCTTCCGGTAGGGCTCGCGCGAGGTCACGTAGCCCAGATCGAAGAGCACCTTGTGCCAGAAGCGCGCGTACAGCAGGTGCAGCACGGCGTGCTCCACACCGCCGACGTACAGGTCGACGCCGCCGGGATCACTCGCACCGTTGGCCTCCGGGCGCGGACCCATCCAGTAGGCCTCGTTCTCCTTGGCGCAGAACGCCTCCGCGTTCGTGGGGTCAACGTACCGCAGCTGGTACCAGGAGCTACCGGCCCACTGCGGCATGACGTTCGCGTCGCGGGTGTAGTCCTGCAGGCCATCGCCGAGATCCAACTCGACGTGCAGCCAGTCGGTGGCCTTCGCCAGCGGGGGAGAGGGCTGCGAGTCCGAATCCTCCGGATCGAAGGCCACGGGCGCGTAGTCCTCGACCTCGGGGAGCAGCACGGCCAGTTCGGATTCCGGCAGGGCGTGCGGCGCACCGTCGGCGTCGAAGACGATGGGGAAGGGCTCGCCCCAGTACCGCTGGCGCGCGAACAGCCAGTCGCGCAGCTTGTACTGCACGGTGCCCCGGCCGGCGCCGGTCTTCTCCAGGTACGCGATGACGGCGGCCTTCGCCTCCGCGACGCCGAGGCCGTTGATGTCCAGGTCGGCGTTCGCCGAGTTCACCGCGGGGCCCTCGCCGATGTAGGCCTCGTCCGCGACGCCGGCCTCACTACCCACGACCTCGACGATCGGCAGGCCGAACTTGGTCGCGAACTCGTGGTCGCGCACATCGTGGCCGGGGACGGCCATGATGGCGCCGGTGCCGTAGCCCATGAGCACGTAGTCGCCGATGAAGACGGGGATCTCGGTGCCGCTCAGCGGGTTCACCGCGAAGGTGCCCAGGAAGACACCCGTCTTCTCCTTGCCCTCCTGGCGCTCCAGGTCGGACTTGGCGGCGATCGACGCGCGGTACGCGGCGACGGCCTCGGCGGGGGAGCCGGCGCCGCCGGTCCACCGCTCGTCGACGCCCGCCGGCCACACGGTGGCGGTCAGCTGGTCGACCAGCGGGTGTTCGGGGGAGAGCACCATGTAGGTGGCGCCGAACAGGGTGTCCGGGCGGGTGGTGAAGACCTCGATCCGCTCGCCGGCGGCGGTGAAGGCCACGCGCGCGCCGCGGCTGCGGCCGATCCAGTTGCGCTGCATGGACTTGACCTTCTCGGGCCAGTCCAGCACGTCCAGGTCGTCGATCAGGCGGTCCGAGTAGGCGGTGATCCGCATCATCCACTGCCGCAGCTGCTTGCGATAGACGGGGAAGTTGCCGCGCTCGCTGCGGCCGTCGGCGGTGACCTCCTCGTTGGCGAGCACGGTGCCCAGGCCCGGGCACCAGTTCACCAGCGAATTGCTCTCGTAGACCAGGCGGTGGTCGTCGAGCACGGCGGCGCGCTCGGCCACCGTCAGGCCCGACCATTCCCGGCCGTCGTCCAGAGCCCGGGACCCGGAGGCGAACTCGGCCTCCAGCTCCGCGATGGGCCGCGCGCGGTCCTGGGCGGCGTCGTACCAGGCGTTGTAGATCTGCAGGAAGATCCACTGCGTCCAGTGGTAGAACTCGGGATCCGTGGTGGAGACGCGGCGGCGCTCGTCGTGGGCCAGACCCAGCGAGCCGATCTGCTCCAGGTACCGCTCGATGTTCTTCTCGGTGGTCACGCGCGGGTGCGTGCCGGTCTGCACCGCGTACTGCTCTGCGGGCAGGCCGAAGGCGTCGAAGCCCATCGTGTGCAGGACGTTGGCGCCGTTCATCCGGTGGTAGCGGCCGAAGACGTCCGTCGCGATGAAGCCCAGCGGGTGGCCGACGTGCAGGCCCGCGCCCGAGGGGTACGGGAACATGTCGAGGATGAACAACTTCTCCGCGGGGAGGGCACCGTCGCCCTGGAGCGGGCCGACGGGGTTCGGGGCGTTGAAGACGCCGCTGTCGCGCCAGTGATCGCGCCACCGCTGCTCGATGGTGCCCGCGAGCTCGGCCGTGTACCGGTGAGCGGGGCCGGTCGAGGTGGACTGTTCAACGTTCTGCGTCACCCCACCAGCTTAGTGACGGTCCTGGTCGGCCCCGCAAACACCT
Coding sequences within it:
- a CDS encoding winged helix DNA-binding domain-containing protein; protein product: MRLIDDAERRARMARRHALAPQHRTESVLDAVRAVGVLHATEPATPYLSVHARMHDFARDEYERELWVERSLVKQLAMRRTMFVFPRELYGPALSGPSDRVAAQEHAKIAKDAVRGGIADDGEAWLAQARAAVLDALRGCELSAVRLRERLPELDGKVMMSEGKKYGGEMHLAPRVLTWLGASGELVRAHNESHWRVNRNQWSRADEWLGEPAERVDPGEAYAILVREYLRAFGPATETDVVWWFGATKTAIRAALAEIGAVQVRLERDGTGWVLPNDVDPEDPVEPWAALLPALDPTPMGWKERTFYLDPGFATAIYDSAGNAGTTAWWNGRVIGAYVQDDEGAVGLVLAPGTPREARKALDAEAARLQEWLAGERVNSLYKSPITLPSYGA
- a CDS encoding SDR family oxidoreductase, with amino-acid sequence MTDTPLALVTGASRGLGTHIARGLGASHRLLLGGRPSPALDALVAEFDGAAAFPADLTDHATVRELTAPIDRLDVLVHNAGIGRIGSIEDTPAADWREMFEVNLLAVVELTRALLPALRTAGGHVVLLNSGAGKRANPGWSAYAASKFGLTAFAEALRAEEPALRVTSVFPGRIDTEMQQGIFAAEGREYATDGLLRPETVARAVVQAVTTPGDAHPTEIVLRPR
- a CDS encoding maleylpyruvate isomerase family mycothiol-dependent enzyme gives rise to the protein MGSVADLATEERRSLLELVEGFTEEQWRAPTLCAGWSVRDVVLHHIGYDLLTGRELVQRMATGRANPGGAANAARLEELSDLSTDAIVDALRAHLRPTGLTSGFGCRISLLDGMIHQQDIRRPLSLPRAIPADRLRPALNFAVWAPPVRGAVRGRGVRLVADDLDWSFGRGPDVHGTAEALLLAMGGRTVVLDELSGPGRDRLARNLGALIR
- a CDS encoding O-methyltransferase is translated as MSSELWAGVDDYLERTVAVDAAAFEPIRAAQAEGGLPDIAVSATQGKFLYLLASIARADRVLEIGTLGGYSTAWLARAVGPSGSVVTLEFAPEHAAVARASLDAAGIGDRVDIKVGAALDTLPFLEGPFDLVFIDADKANNRAYLDWALRLSVPGTVIVLDNVVRRLHDEGPDADGIRGALERLGSDPRLDSTALQTVGIKGWDGLAIAVVR
- the leuS gene encoding leucine--tRNA ligase; this translates as MTQNVEQSTSTGPAHRYTAELAGTIEQRWRDHWRDSGVFNAPNPVGPLQGDGALPAEKLFILDMFPYPSGAGLHVGHPLGFIATDVFGRYHRMNGANVLHTMGFDAFGLPAEQYAVQTGTHPRVTTEKNIERYLEQIGSLGLAHDERRRVSTTDPEFYHWTQWIFLQIYNAWYDAAQDRARPIAELEAEFASGSRALDDGREWSGLTVAERAAVLDDHRLVYESNSLVNWCPGLGTVLANEEVTADGRSERGNFPVYRKQLRQWMMRITAYSDRLIDDLDVLDWPEKVKSMQRNWIGRSRGARVAFTAAGERIEVFTTRPDTLFGATYMVLSPEHPLVDQLTATVWPAGVDERWTGGAGSPAEAVAAYRASIAAKSDLERQEGKEKTGVFLGTFAVNPLSGTEIPVFIGDYVLMGYGTGAIMAVPGHDVRDHEFATKFGLPIVEVVGSEAGVADEAYIGEGPAVNSANADLDINGLGVAEAKAAVIAYLEKTGAGRGTVQYKLRDWLFARQRYWGEPFPIVFDADGAPHALPESELAVLLPEVEDYAPVAFDPEDSDSQPSPPLAKATDWLHVELDLGDGLQDYTRDANVMPQWAGSSWYQLRYVDPTNAEAFCAKENEAYWMGPRPEANGASDPGGVDLYVGGVEHAVLHLLYARFWHKVLFDLGYVTSREPYRKLFNQGMIQAFAYTDSRGVYVPAEGVVERDGKFFLGEQEVNREYGKMGKSLKNSVAPDDIARDYGADTLRVYEMSMGPLDQDRAWATKDVVGAQRFLQRAWRAVIDEETGAVRVTDETPSDASMRVLHKTIAGVREDYAEMRDNTAIAKLIELTNHLTKEYPGGAPRALAEPLALMLAPVAPHIAEELWSRLGHAESLAHGPFPVAEGQWLVQDTVEIPVQVKGKVRARITVGADASDEALEAAALADPKIAELLDGTPRKVIVVSGKLVNIVP
- a CDS encoding HNH endonuclease signature motif containing protein; protein product: MIDSSTAAEYLAALASFEQAADRLTSMNPVMLSSQEVLGSLRRLERAARTVPSSQHWLTEVAIEQDLPAQLGYTGAKELLVDQLCLAGAEARDRIRGARSRAPRQERGYSPEPRLPLVADAQRAGTLSDRHALAIEKAFDTCSPKLSHPDLHDLEDMLVTAAVGGCTPEDVVLLGRRAYELLDPDGAEPSAEDIARKRELTVGKQGDDLLSALGGVLSPEARALLDTVLEKLARPGVNNPEDAEHPVDIDDTEAVAEAAKRDRRSAVQRNHDAFVAALRIVIGSGALGQHRGMPCVPIITLGIDQLESETGIATTATGGRLPVEDALRMMGANPKYVLLLDLASRPLYLGREKRLASADQRIALYGSEKGCSAPRCDAPATRCQVHHVTEWRDGGRTDISVLTLACDAHHGKAVPSGDEVRRGFETITLPEGDEYAGRTGWRRTGDPAGEYHPNHTHHAQELYRLAQEHHRQRHQQYADAWRAQDERALYRDFVGTIHDDIAAMLDGPHGPPLLEDLLSEHDADNHWREDPPWPAHQTLDRLHAIA